The window ATATAGTTATTTTAGCGCCAAAGTAATTTATTTGCAAGCATTCTTCAGCTAACTCATATGTCTGAGTCACTTCCTTTGTTCCATCATCTTCTGGGATAGCCTGAAAAATAATGACAACTCAATATTCATCACATAAGTTTTCAAATCCCTAATAATATCCACTGCCTCAAAATAAAACCTTCCAGATTTCTCACGTACTATAACATTGCAAAATATAAGAGCCAATTCCAAAAATATTTCTTCAGTTATAAGATAAGCATGATAAATTAGGTTGACATATAAACATTGTTAAAATGCTTTCACCATCCAGAATTTGAGTTAGGCTTAAGTCAATGGCAAAAGTTGTTGACAGGGTGAGGATGCACACGTATTTCACTATTCACAACCACTATCAAATAGGCATGGCAATGGGTCCAAACCCGTAGGACCCGCCTCGGATCTGTCCCAATTTTGATGGGGAAAACCGAGTTGATCGGGTTTAGGGTCGGGTTCGGGTTTTCTCTGAGAGCCAAAGTCGAATTCGGAGTCGGGGATGAGATTATTAATATCTGACTCGAACCCGTcctactaataattaatttacaaaaatatcattacatatatatataacacactaAGACATGAAACTATTGGATTGAATTTTATGCTAGTGTTGGATTGGATTTTATGTTGTCATATTGTTTACACTGGAATTTGGTAAACAACCGCTAGTCTAAGTTAATTGCTTGCGAGACCAACTAGTGAATCTCAGGAGCATGTCAATTATGTGTTTGCTTTAAATGTCAAGTTTCTGATGTTCATCGTTGCAACGAACACTTGATGGTTTTGAAGTTTGCAGAAAGTAAAATTGTTTAACAGAAATCGAAATGCTGGAAGTAACTAggcaaggaaaagaaaattgcaGAATGTAAAGGAGCAGTGagttcattcgatcgaatgaaccatttaaaagGCAGAAATTATAAAGTGAAACGTAAATTGCATTCGAAATGTAAAGTTTACAGGAACTTAAAAATGGTTCACAAACATACATTCTCCTTGCGTACTCGTTTCTCTCTGCGCTGGGTACTTTGAGTATATAAGGATTTGTATAAATGATTTGCGACCCCGAAATCTGACTAAAAAACTACTATATATAGACATTCAAAAATAAACTGCCCTAACGGTCGAACACTACCCTAATGCCAAGTGTCCTGCCACGTACATCTTACATGCACATAACTGCTCCTTAGAACGGTTATCCATATTGCTCGAAGTCGAAGCTGATTTTGTGGAGTTTGGTCAGAAATTGTGCTAAGTCCAGAAATCTTGCTGTCTTGAACTTCGACTCGACCATACGCCAGCTTGATGACTTCGACTCGACCATTCGCCAGCTCGAATCGCCCAATGATTCGAAGCCCTCTTTCTTGTCCTAGCCTTGTACTTCGTAAATACTTCCTTGAACCTGGGAATCCCTTTCCAAAGACTCTTCTCTCTTTCCGATTCGAACAGGTCCTGACCATTGCTCTGTCATACGCTTCGAAACTTGAGACGACATCTAATGCATACTTAGAGCATATTTTAGCTCATCGAAAATATGGGCTAACAAATTGCCCCCAAAAAATGTCTGCTTCGATTCGAGATCGAAGGAGGATGAGAAGTtgacattttttctcttctccttcCAGTTCTCCTAAAACGGCGACACGATGGTCACGTTTATTGGTAACCGTCGCCTCGATCTCCCACTACCCATCATTAATTCCACCTTTCTAGGCAGAGTGGGACACGTGTCACGCTGGGGAGTCAAAAAGGAACTCTGATGTGATTGATTTCTGACCCTTGATtcttattatattgtttttcccCTTTTAAAAGCATAACTCCATAAATAGCGCCAGAACTCCAAACAAAAACCCCTTCAGCTTCTTCCAAAAACCCTTCTTCTTCCTTGCTTCTGAAACCTTTCTTCTTCTGCTTCATATCCATTATCTCCGGCGACGCTTCCTTATTTTCAGATAACAACTTGCTACTCCTTTCATCATCAAACTCACCGAATCTCTGAGCTCTGCCATTGTTCTCCGTGAGTCCACGCTTTTACTCACTGATTCCCTCAGTTATCAAACCCTTCACGAGAAAATCACCCCTTTTCAGATTTCTTACAATGTCGCAAGAATCAGTTCCGTTTGCTGGGAAATGGCACCGTTTTACAGTCAGGCCTGATGGAGAAAAGGTGGTTCCAGAACCACATGGTGACGCCGAACACACAGAAACCTGGGAATCGGAGGTGATGATCCCCTTCGCAGTAGAAAGGACAGTTTATGCTTTCGGTGGACCTCTGCCAGACCAAGAGTCACTTTCGAGTTCAATGAACAAGGTATTTCCCTGCTATCCAACTTGCGAACCCAGGATTTTTGATAGTGAGCCTTACAACTTTAATTGTTTAAGCAAACCCAACAAACTCTTTCGATCCGCCCCGTCAATAGCCCATAGGGATTACCTACCTTGGCTTGATAGAGTCGAACAAGCATATGAGGATTTTTGGAAGACATATggcatctttgatttgatacaaTTTTCTCGATCTGGTCCTGAATATCGACCAGAAATGCTGATAGCAGCTATGCACTTTTTCGAGTCCTCTACCAACACTTTTCAATTTAAATGTGGCATGATGACCCCCACTCTCTTAGACGTAGCCGCCCTcacaggccttaggcctagcggAGAAACTTATGATCCCACTAAATCTAGTGATAATATCAAGCTAGTATATAAGGAGAACACCTTTTCCAAATATATAGCTGAACACAAAGGATCGGTCGAAGAGGAAGTCTCTGATGAAGAGCATGTAGCCTTCTTGACCCTATGGCTATCTCACTATGTCTTTTGCACAAAATCCTTGCAAGTAGCCAAAAGATTTATTCCAATGGCAATACAAATTCATGAAGGTCAGAACTTTGGATTTGGACGCCTCTTGTTAGCGGTGCTATACGAATCGCTTGGTGAGGCATGTGATGATCTGAAGAAATCGAAGGATGGGTCTTCCTTCTTAGTGTCTGGGCCTATGTGGCTTCTCCAATTGTGGCTTAATGCCACTTTCGAACAAGAAATGGGATTAATAATCCCGCAAGATTATGCTGAAGAAGTTGCGAATCGCTCGATCGAAGGCCAGAGAGCACTTCGATTAACACCCAAGACCTTCGATCAAAACCCACAAAAGCTGTTCCTAAAGTACATGAGGATTTTTCTGAGCTTTGACAAGTTTCTTCCCCAACATGCTCCATTCATTAGTCGAGAGGTTGGCCCGGCCTGGTTCACTGACGATTTTCCTGCTGTCGATCCGGACAATGAAGAAGAAGTGAACGAAATATGGTCATTTTACTTGAATCCACAGATCCTATCTTGTCGTACAGGTGTTCAATCGAACTATTTAGGCTTGGTTGGATACCAGCCTAATTTGGTTTCAAGACAATTTGGCCTCTCGCAAATCCGTCCTAAAAGCTTGTTCGAAGATCCTCGAGATGTTATAAGAGGAGCCAATCTTTCAGAAAAAACTTTCAAGAAGTTTCTGAAGATTTCTCTAGATGAAAACTATAACCTGCATCCTTTTGAGTTCAACCATTCCCACTTCTGCACCATAGGGTTTGTTACCTGGTGGGAGAAATATTATTCGGGCCGTTCAGTTGGAGACACTACTATCATGATCTCCAGACTTGAGAGTGGTTTTACACAACCAACGGTCGAGAATATCCGCTCAAACCTTCAAGCTCGAGGTACTAACttacttttgatttttctaaattGATATGTATTTTTGCCTTTTCTAATATTCTTACTTTCAGGCAAAACAATCATGACAAAGAAAATTGCTGAAACGTCTCGAGCTGATGTGAGACCCAAGAAACCCACTGGGGTGAAGATCCAAGAATGGAAACAAGAAGAGAAGGTAACTCTTCTGAACTTATCTTTTACTCTTAACGTCTTTGCctcatatttctttatttttcagaatcaaaagaaaGATGATAGCACTGAGACTACCACGACCTCAAAACGCTCGAAGCGTGTGGTCATCGAATTCGACGAAGAAAAAGATGCAAGTTTTATTTCTAATGTCAATATTATAACTCTCTTTCAAGTCTATATTCTGACATTTCTTTACCCTCATAACAcaggaagaagaggaaagacctcttgtaagaaaaagaaaatcacctGAGACTTCGACCAAATCTGCTGACCAAACAGAGGCAGGCAATTCCCAGGCTCAAATgcctaagaagaaaaagaaagtgaagcAGGTCGAGCCTGAACCTTCTGTGACTGTCGAGGGTGGCGAGCCAGccaggaagaaaaagaaaaagaccaaGTCTTCAAAAGAACAAGGTAACAATCATCCCGTTGACATCCAACCACCTTCGACTGATGTTGACGGCACTGAAGTAGAGGCTACTCCCTCTATTGCTGAAATGGGCAACCCTGTCGAGCAACCGAACTTACCACAAGAACAACCTACCGTCGAGGTATCATTCTTAATGTGATTTTAATCATAGCTAATACGAAACTATTTGTTAACCTTTTCCATGACAATTCGAATCAGGTACAACAAGATGTTTCTATAGAAGAAATACCCTCATGTGCTCAAACATCTCCCGCTCCTGAGACGGATGCAGTGCATGTTGAGGAACAGGGTGAAGGTCGAGGTATTGGATCCAGCAGTCCTTATGGATCGAGTCAGAAAAGTTCATCTGAAGAAAACTTTTCCGATGAAGAGGCCATACAAGAGGCTGAAGCTGGAGGTTTGGACATTTACCCGGCGTCTTCAACATCTAAGCTTTCCGCTAGCATAGGGATCGCAGAAGATACATTCATTAAAATGCAAGACGAAGACCCTGCTGCAGCCCTTCGACTCCTGCTGAACACCAGTCAAGCCAACACTTCGAGTGAAAAGATTCCTGGTGCTTCGTCCTCATCTGATGCTGACATAACCTCTTCAGTACGCCAAGATTGCCTGCTTTTGAAGTTATCAATGGAATACGCACGGGCAGACGTACTTAAATCCATTGAAGAGAACCCCTCTGCTGCTTTTGGGCACCTGaactttttgaagaaattgcacaACCCTCTTACCTCTGATGAGATTCTAGGCAAAGTCATCCAAATCGAGTCCATTATCGATCAATTTGCAAATACTGTGCAGAAGAAACGCGAAAATGGCGCCAGACTGGATGCCCAGAAACAGGCACATATCCTTCTGCTCGAAAAAGCCCAAGCTGCTCAACATGAAGTCGAGCGTCTCACCAAAGAGGCGAAAGAAGGATCTTCTGAGATCAAAGCCTGTGATGATAACATCTCCTCCTGGGAGGCAACTATTACAAATTTGCTGTCTCAGGTCGATGATCTAAGGCAGAAAATTGTAACAGAGCAGGCCAAACGCAAAGAACTCCAGGAGAAGGCCGCTGATTCGATTCAGAAGCTCGTTGCTGAAAAAGGGAGGGAAGGCCTGAAGGCCTTTAGTGCATCTCAAGCGGTAGCAGATGAGGCGAGAGCTATGGAGAGTGCTGACCAGGTCTTGAGCAAAGAAATGGCCACCCTGAAGAAACTATATGAGGACTTAGTCATGCATTAGTAGAacttataatttctttatttcgaATTCTGTATTTCGATTCTACTTTTTATGTAATACTGACAAATGCCCTTTTGTGGCAATTTACCATTATCGCCATTTTTATGTTTCCAGTATTTTTCTtattctatgcttattttaactTCGAGCAGtgttggtttatattttttcaaatatttaccaTTTATACTCAAAGTACGTTTCTGAGGGGTTAATTCCTCTAATTCATAAGCACCATTCGAATAaatctgaattattttaaacGGTCCTTCCCAATTTGGGGACCATTTGCCCAAGGCTCGATCCTTACTATCCATGGGCAGGATGACCTTCCAAACTAAATCTCCGACATTAAAAGTTTTTGACTTTACTTTCTTATTATAAGCTTTaacaactctttctttttgtttagtcAAAACTTCTAATGCTCTTAATCTCTCCTCATCTGAATCAACTAACTCATCCGACatcattttccaataatggtcgaTTGGAATATCCATTTGTTTTTGTACCCTGGCTGATTGCAAATGTATTTCGACCGGAAGTACAGCATCGTGCCCATAAGTCAGTCGAAATGGGGTAGTATTAGTTGATTCCTTAGGAGAATTTCTACATGCCCATAAAACTTGATCTAACGTTTTATTCCAATTTCTTGGCTTTTGGGCaatgtgttttttaatcaagttaattacaatcttattggctgcttcgacCTGACCATTTGCTTGCGCGTAATATGGTGTTGAGGTTAATAATCGAAAGCCAGTTTTTTGGGCAAATTCTTGCATTTTTCGTCCAGTAAAAACTGAACCTTGATCAGTGGTAATTGTTTCGGGAATACCAtacctataaataataaaattttgaatgaaaCTAATTACTGCTTCCTGATCGACATTTGGCAAAGGGACTGCTTCGATCCATTTTGTGAAGTAATCAATACCAACTATAATATAACGCTGGTTCTTAGAAGAGGCAGGCTTGATTTCACCAATTAGGTCCAAAGCCCATCCTCTGAAAGGCCAAGGTTTGATTATGGAGTGTAATTCACTAGCAGGTACATGCTGTATCCCTGCATGCTTTTGGCATTCCTGACAGCCTTTAGCAAATTCTATGCAGTCTTTCAACATCGAAGGCCAATACAAACCTTGTCGAAATAAAAAGCCATTTCATTTTATGGCCTGCTTGATGTGATCCACAAGCCCCACTGTGAACATGGGAAACTGCCAAGTATGCTTCTGATTCACTTAGACATTTTAGCAACACTCCTTCTGCAGTCTTTTTAAACAAATCATTTCCCACAATCACGTAATTTAAAGCCCTATATTTGATCTTTCGAGCCACATTGCCTATTGGATTTTCCAAATATTCAATAATGGACTTTCTCCAATCATTATCTAACATATTGTCAATggccaaaatttgaattttttcctgAAGATCATTCATACTTTCATCTTCATTATTTTGTGGTATACTTGCCCCCACAAGTTTTGGCATTGGCAATTTAGTGCTTAATGGCTCTGGTAACACcagtttatcttttatttcgaTTAACTGAGTTAACTTTTCCTTCGACATTTTGTACCCTGAAGCTATTTGGGCTAAATCATTTGCTTCTCGGTTTTCTTGTCGAGGTACATGCTCAATGTTGATATAATCGAAATGATTCAGAAGAGAACTTgctataacaaaatattttgctaAGTGTTCATTAACACATTTGTATTCTTGTGTTAATTGCCTCAACACTAATTCTGAATCACCTCTTATATTAACATTTCTTGCCCCCAggctaattaaaatttcaaggcCTGTAATTAGAGCTTCATACTCAGCCTCATTATTAGAACAAAGCCCtctgattttatatttgaactTAGTTGGAACTTTATTGGGGGATATTATTAAAATTCCAATTCCAGTTCCATGTTTGTGTTTCGATCCATCGAAATACAAAACCCAAGGCTCTGTATCGACATAATCTTGCAGCATCTCGATCAATGAATGATCTACAATAAAATCAGCCACAATCTGACCCTTAACAGATTTCAAAGGCTTGTACGTTAAAGAATATTCTGTTAATGCTAAAGCCCATTTTCCAATTCTACTGTGTAAAATCGGTTTAGACAACATGtgcttaataatatcataatgagAATACACATAAACATCAACAGGCTTTATATATTGCTTAAGTTTTGCACAAGAGAAATACAGACAAAGACAAAGTTTTTCTATGGCAGTATATCTAGTTTCTGCATCATTTAGTACACGACTAAGATAGTAAATTGCATGTTCTATGCCATCATCATCTTCCTGAGCCAACATGCTACCAATGGTCTTGTCAGACGCAGCAATATACAACTTCATAGACTTGTTTCGACTAGGAGGCATTAACACAGGAGGCTTGATCAgatattctttaatttcatcGAAAGCCTTTTGATGCTCTTCATTCCATTTGAATGGTTCATCTTTCTTGAGTCGAAGTGATGGCGAAAAAATCTGAGCTTTGCCACTTAGATTCGAAATGAATCGCCTCAAGAAGTTGATTTTTCCTAGCAAAGACTGAAGCTGTTTTTTGGTCGAAGGAGGCTTCGTCTCAAGAATAGCCTTtgtcttattttgatttatctcAATGCCTTTTTTATGCACCACAAAACCAAGGAAATCTCCTGCATGCACACAAAAAGCACACTTTAATGGATTCATTTTTAATCCATGTTTCCTCATTCGTTCGAAAGATTGCCTAAGATAATCCAAATGGCTAtcttctgaggaggatttgatgattatatcatcaatataaatttgcataaatgtgtcaataaaatcatgaaacatGGAATTCATGGCCCTTTGATAAgtggccccagcatttttcaaccCAAAGGGCATAACCACCCATTCATAAGTGCCTAAAGCACCAGGGCATCGAAATGCTGTTTTCGACACATCATTTTCAGCAATAAATATTTGGTTATAACCAGAATAACCATCTAACATGCTTAAAAATTCGAAACCAGCTGCCGAATCTACCAACATTTCCGCTACTGGCATAGCATATTCATCTTTAGGTGTAGCATTATTTAGATCCCTAAAATCTATGCATACTCTAAGAGTTCCATTCTTTTTAATGACAGGGACTATATTTGCTAACCATTCGACATACCTGGCAGCCCTGATGAATTTACACCTCAGCAACCTTTCGATCTCTTCCTTGATCTTGGACATGATTTCTGGTGCGAATCTTCTTGGTAGTTGTTTTACTGGTCTTTTTCCCTCCTTAATAGGTAACTTCATTTCGACCATTTCTCTGCTTAACCCAGGCATTTCGTGGTAATCCCAAGCAAAACAGTCTTTAAACTCTCTAAGAAGAGGCACCAGCTTTTCTTTTAAACCTGAGGTGATATTGGCACTGATATAAGTTGGCCTTTTAATCGAGCCATCTCCAATATCGACCTCTTCCAAAGGATCTTGAGCCTGCATCTTTGGCGCCTCACTTatgggatttttctcaaaacccagCGGCTCATCATCATAAATACAATCCAGTCTTCGatcctttgtttctttgttttcatgatCTTCGATCTTGGCTTCAACTGCCATAttttgttgagattcagcctCAAAGGCcgtatttattctattttcggCCATATAAGCCGTAATTCTGGCCCATGCAGTGGCCTCAGTCATATTAATCTTCATATATATTCCACCCAGTTGGTGGAATAACTCCATCTTCAGAGGGAACAGCATCAATTTCCTCCCTCTCCCATATAAACCCATAGGTAGGATGGAGTTTGACAGAGTGGACAACATTGTCACTCGATTCGACAACAGCCTCCTTGTCACCACAAGGTGCTATGTTAGCCAACTTTTTGTCAAAGGTTTGTGCAGTAAAATTATCGACCTCTGACTTATAGAAGCTTTGATCCGCCTCTATATTTTCAACAATCCCATCCTCCCTCCAGATAATGAGCTTCTGGTGAAGGGTAGATGGCACAGCCCCAACTCCATGAATCCACTCCCTTCCTAATAGCAAGTTAAAATTAGCCTTAGACTGTATCACCAGGAAAAGAGTTGGTCGAACTATACTGCCTACAGCAACATCTACTTGAATGGCTCCCAAAGAATAGCCAGTTTTACCCTCATAATTCGAAAGCACAATGTTGTGGGCAGATAGATCAGTGTCATGTTTCCCAATCTTGTAGAGCATAGATCGAGGCATTAAGTTGACAGCCGCTCCTCCATCAATGAGCACTTTGTTGATTCCAACATTctcaacttttgctctgatgaAAAGAGGTTTGAGATGACTTTTCATCTGAAAATCTGGCTTTTCGAAATAAGCTAATTGCTCTTCCACACAGCCATTATTCATAACATAGTAACATACTGGCTTTGGGTCAGCCATATCAAAATGATCGAACTCACTTTCGATCTCAGTAACTTCAGATTGGACATCATATTCAGATGGCAAGATAGATACCACACAGATGACATCGAAATCTGGCTCAGAATCCAGTAGATCCTCATCCTCCATCTTATCTTCGTCGACTGGAGGCAGGAGTCTCTCTTTTACTGGCCTCCTGGATACTTCTTTATACTGGCCCGTTTGCAGATTTTGTTGGGCCAATTTCTTCTGACGCTGGAACCTACGCCATTAGGTCCTCGTCATAGGATTCTTTCCTCTGTAATTGTTCCTATAAGAGTACTTATTGGCCTCTTGTGGGCCAACTTGCTTCGTTCCACTCGAACCACCTACTTCCATGATCCCTTTGTTGAACCTTATGAGTCCCTGGTGCATCCATTTTTCGACCGGCACTGAACCAGGAGGAGCGAAAGTATTCCTTCGACCCGACTTCTGATTAGTATTCGACTGCACCATAACTCTTTTGCCTTTATCGAAACGTTGGTTCTGCCTTGCCCCCTTGTTAACAACTTGGTATTTCTTGAGGCCCTCAGTAGCCTCCTTATCACATACTGCACTGCAGCGAGGGCAGAGCATCACAATCTTGTTTTCGAGTTTGCATCTGTTCAAGAAATCAATTAACTCCTCCTCAGCCTGAGGATACACAACCTTCATCTGTTCGTTGTAATCCTCTTCAGATACATCCTGAACTTGCACATGGGACACCTCCATTGTTTCGACCATCATTATTTCTTGGGGCTCCGCATAGAGAGTTTCAGCAGCTTTGGATGTTTCAGCATTTGCCTGAACAACCTTTGgtttctcaccaaattttagcCTTCCTTCGTCAAGAGCCTTTTgaaccaaatccctgaaaagaaCACAACGTGAGGTTTTATGGCCaaggaaattatgaaatttacaataacccCTTTTTTTCTGTTGTTCGATTGGGGGTACTTTCAAGCCCTTAGGAACAACAATCTGGCCATCTGTgactaataaatcaaatatttcatcacatttagttatgtcaaatgtataagttttagacacaaatttatcatttttaggtTCAACAGGGTTTTTTCCATTGGAAGGTCTAAGGAGTTTACAAACATAAGGAGGTCCAGGTTTTAATTCTGCTAAATCAACCTCACTGTCTTCGATATCTTCATATATAATATCGAACTCCTGGTCACTGTCATTGGTTTCGACATAAGCAACCTTTTCCTTCTTGTGGAATTTAGAATTTCTAGCCTTTTCGGCCTTCAACCGTTCGAGTTGTCGAACTCTATCAGCCAATTGAGCCATATCCCTTAAATACTGGGTATCTAATTTCTTTCTAATCGAATAGTCTAGGCCACCAGCAGCCATTTCGACTAATTCATGTTCAGGGACTTGGGTGAAACACCTTGCCTTTAAGAGTCTGAATCTGTTCAAATAATCATCAATTGATTCAAGTGCCTTGCGTCGAACGCTGGCTAACTCTTTAAGGCTAATCTTAGACTGTCCCATATAAAATTGCTCATGGAAAATCCTTTCCAATTGGTTCCAATTATGTATGGAATGAGGAGGAAGGGTTGTAAACCATGTAAAAGCATTTTTAGTCAAGGAACTAGggaaaaatttcattcttaaattttcattattagccAAATCCCCTGCCTCGACCAAATATCTAGCAATGTGTTCGACAGTGGACTCATTTGTCTCTCCTGCAAATTTAGTAAACTTAGGGATTttcacaccccttggtaattctGTTTGTAACACATATTCAGATAATGGAGACACAAAATTAGGCCTGTGTAAGCCTAAGTTCAAACCATTCTGCACCAAAATCGTTTCGACCATTTGGGCCAGGTTATTCTGCCTATCGAAACGGTTTTGTTGAATATTCCCTATTACTTCATCAGCATTTTGGTTCCTATTTACCAATACTATACCCGAGTTTGGTTCGACCTGTTGGGGCGGTGGCTCTATGCGTACCAATGGTTGTGGTGCTTGAGCCATTTGCATCCCTGGATTGTTAGGCATCTGTATCTCTTGGACAGGCGCCTGTATTTGGATCTGTCGAATTGGTGATTGCTGTATGGGTGGTGCCCCAAAAAAGTCAGCAATTCGACTTATTTGATTTGTTAACATTTGGTAACTGtcatttgtattttgaattaagGGGTTAATAACAGttcctatttgttgtgttaACATGTTAACCATGTCATGGTTACTTTCATCCATTTGTTGTCTGAGTGACAAAACGGatgtattggttaaatgttgaggaattaccctaccttgattgccCGCTACGGATCCTGATGGAGAGGACATATTAAGATTCTCTATATTTGGTTGAGAATTTTGCAACCCTGCCATCAAAGATGTAGGCATGCCATATAGAGGATTTTGAGGCGGTCGAAAGGGACTTCCACTGGGATTCCCTAAACTAGGGTTATTCCATGGGGCAAAAGCAGACGCTGACGTGGTCGAACTTGCCAACGTCATGTTGGTCATGGGAGAAGTTACCCCTGTCTGATTCATAACCGTCGAAGCGGTCGAACTTATCGTGCCAACAGTTTGGTCAGGAATTGCTCCTATGCCAGAATTTATATTGGCATTACTAACAGATGTCTGTGTTGGTTGCCCCTCCATATTTGGAAGGTCATTGTTTCGATTACTTGGGGGTGGTCTAGCCATCCTTGTACGAGTTTTGAATTTTGTTAAGTGTGGAACAGATTTCCcacttcttaaatgcatacaaaatcaaaacaattaagaaTGCAATAAACCAACTGCACTAAAcaaaactttaataataatttaaaaccaaaaacacaCAATTGACGGGTCCCACCGGGCGTGCCAATTTGTTTACACTGGAATTTGGTAAACAACCGCTAGTCTAAGTTAATTGCTTGCGAGACCAACTAGTGAATCTCAGGAGCATGTCAATTATGTGTTTGCTTTAAATGTCAAGTTTCTGATGTTCATCGTTGCAACGAACACTTGATGGTTTTGAAGTTTGCAGAAAGTAAAATTGTTTAACAGAAATCGAAATGCTGGAAGTAACTAggcaaggaaaagaaaattgcaGAATGTAAAGGAGCAGTGagttcattcgatcgaatgaaccatttaaaagGCAGAAATTATAAAGTGAAACGTAAATTGCATTCGAAATGTAAAGTTTACAGGAACTTAAAAATGGTTCACAAACATACATTCTCCTTGCGTACTCGTTTCTCTCTGCGCTGGGTACTTTGAGTATATAAGGATTTGTATAAATGATTTGCGACCCCGAAATCTGACTAAAAAACTACTATATATAGACATTCAAAAATAAACTGCCCTAACGGTCGAACACTACCCTAATGCCAAGTGTCCTGCCACGTACATCTTACATGCACATAACTGCTCCTTAGAACGGTTATCCATATTGCTCGAAGTCGAAGCTGATTTTGTGGAGTTT of the Glycine max cultivar Williams 82 chromosome 13, Glycine_max_v4.0, whole genome shotgun sequence genome contains:
- the LOC106794181 gene encoding uncharacterized protein; translation: MSQESVPFAGKWHRFTVRPDGEKVVPEPHGDAEHTETWESEVMIPFAVERTVYAFGGPLPDQESLSSSMNKVFPCYPTCEPRIFDSEPYNFNCLSKPNKLFRSAPSIAHRDYLPWLDRVEQAYEDFWKTYGIFDLIQFSRSGPEYRPEMLIAAMHFFESSTNTFQFKCGMMTPTLLDVAALTGLRPSGETYDPTKSSDNIKLVYKENTFSKYIAEHKGSVEEEVSDEEHVAFLTLWLSHYVFCTKSLQVAKRFIPMAIQIHEGQNFGFGRLLLAVLYESLGEACDDLKKSKDGSSFLVSGPMWLLQLWLNATFEQEMGLIIPQDYAEEVANRSIEGQRALRLTPKTFDQNPQKLFLKYMRIFLSFDKFLPQHAPFISREVGPAWFTDDFPAVDPDNEEEVNEIWSFYLNPQILSCRTGVQSNYLGLVGYQPNLVSRQFGLSQIRPKSLFEDPRDVIRGANLSEKTFKKFLKISLDENYNLHPFEFNHSHFCTIGFVTWWEKYYSGRSVGDTTIMISRLESGFTQPTVENIRSNLQARGKTIMTKKIAETSRADVRPKKPTGVKIQEWKQEEKNQKKDDSTETTTTSKRSKRVVIEFDEEKDASFISNVNIITLFQVYILTFLYPHNTGRRGKTSCKKKKIT
- the LOC102665408 gene encoding uncharacterized protein; protein product: MPKKKKKVKQVEPEPSVTVEGGEPARKKKKKTKSSKEQGNNHPVDIQPPSTDVDGTEVEATPSIAEMGNPVEQPNLPQEQPTVEVQQDVSIEEIPSCAQTSPAPETDAVHVEEQGEGRGIGSSSPYGSSQKSSSEENFSDEEAIQEAEAGGLDIYPASSTSKLSASIGIAEDTFIKMQDEDPAAALRLLLNTSQANTSSEKIPGASSSSDADITSSVRQDCLLLKLSMEYARADVLKSIEENPSAAFGHLNFLKKLHNPLTSDEILGKVIQIESIIDQFANTVQKKRENGARLDAQKQAHILLLEKAQAAQHEVERLTKEAKEGSSEIKACDDNISSWEATITNLLSQVDDLRQKIVTEQAKRKELQEKAADSIQKLVAEKGREGLKAFSASQAVADEARAMESADQVLSKEMATLKKLYEDLVMH